One window of Toxotes jaculatrix isolate fToxJac2 chromosome 19, fToxJac2.pri, whole genome shotgun sequence genomic DNA carries:
- the magl gene encoding MAX gene-associated protein isoform X1, protein MPATDSELASMEVPHAVEDEKGSLTNVPSSAPPTTIPASMPPFPAAVTNFTGETVIENRAVSMASNDCSSALSSPAEASPAKPVVASPTMFEGTAETSPATSHITSASDSLKCTGTSLVNVSESQPLSSVLPSTTFGSPDLGNDISAVLTFKGVTVTLENNSVWRQFHSCGTEMILTKQGRRMFPYCRYRLAGLVPERKYSLVLSIVPSDQYKYRWNRSKWEVNGPAEHQTQGLVRAFSHHYSPCKGSEWMGGLVSFYKLKLTNNSQDQDGHMILLSMHRYIPRLHVIPVPDGVVTTSDQPVVMGAESMTFTFPQTEFMAVTTYQNFRITQLKINHNPFAKGFREDGNNSRLNRVTTEAQPAVKTDTQSPVLKQNESKEEAVDLSTKNHTVPASLSNAEDIILVLKPIMSPPATKKELYVPCLRGKHALGELVLVQKRPLVEPKEENHTVSLAPKLQEGFKEMPKAVPITPTASMSMPTSLPRNRKRRKRMKRRWANSHRRFWKTAAPPTVVHSPSLTVSLQPELDDVEGLLFVSFTSKEALDVHVRNKPANSPASVSPGSLTTQKQLKQTAEVMPETDEEKIARSEAVLLQDLRLLKHRQVIHPVLQAVGLKLSSVDATKSIDLQYLGVHLPLPPANLPEQGNATALSLGDKGLPFISRTGKTSDMTKIKGWKNKFIKSKETSPSNCDGLQKNLSAFCSNMLDEYLESEAQQISERAAAFSTNPEGSVAYQLPAKSSSYVKTLDSVLKHRNAASKFPVGANRPCPLSHKPLLYSALTSPAPPLASPATPVQAEAQSMQQSASSLTRPGASWTIDANGALGSSYNSAVSQRSSTHHPGVNPRPAMSFGQNQGTAHKPSGLYKFQCKLFQMETGALNQGLNRTQLTPDRLSVALSVILTKEMQPKHISKVLQYPNYKASTPECGQEFCRLGCVCSSLHHVNRGPLHCRRPECMFGCACFKRKITKQISVGESEQQGQPLYSMTNTEHAVQPRPGSHAKKLWNYNIHDVDPEPLSVPKIPQCFVPPKALKHNSVPRPTPPIREEDKDPVYRYLESMMTCARVREFNSKPPPEVTIEPKILELQKTTTDNLPRHYHGTIKTLNKAAEKTCQESTASETEARKQIQIQSACQWDKDHKMVLEALCQRMNQNRLSQRFSIGPYRICPVAKIFMQKPSGSIVTYRVRISKPSKASDDEDEEFDDSDEENLANESLDEGINTEEEEDGQTEQSEMQFGVTPFLGGVLPAGRLRARTKPVGCQAYGLIQVNGKSYNQARLLLGNMGSLHPANRLAAYVTGRLHTPVDVSRKDAQKPDPTKKNNTPGTLHTKAAGTVVPSIITARRTTVSKTPPVQFQPDSQRKGSITLPQRSQNSSTISSIQSFVSSQRSSVSPFQSSSTSSPVSLTVSPSLKTPSFLGQSGTYSFRIFPPANQSTRNQKLPGVTLPGGFTLIQLPKHGADRATQQSETVNTTKMASMDKAPPQAAVLDANLPGLDTLNEGKDQSSSRSVEPGSSPELTCDEKMPSDESDEANGKQVEPNLDITSEGLSSDSSDYCGAGDEDEESVDVETVEEVKQEMAIAKMKEAIMKALRESRDSSDDFGSARELNIQDTEHNESKDKRRKNHTVLERQRRSEQRDLFDKLQTVLHSDPRAPRLRLLSLALKEIQNLVQTSKCLEEEKKSLTQMQSVYLKELSLLSGKSEVQIKHKLRDIFKRQKMREKTMNWRPFFSHLLESKAALVQLTTPQSKSENQQEAPGTSSTSPLPNAQSSTACAPQPFALPLFRSKTGRIILPSSLRPTGQGFYTLMLVKANQKEEGKVSISANLQNNQAKGFSAPAHPSGTEHRKVLEEDKTASSDSDPKPPAEHALLNKSIHVPSGTVKAEENSQEGGTVGGLNKTLEAVHHRRSSVKGETDPNPPVVHHRRGRLRKNPAPPVGEKEKLTVVEETKKSLSESEISVVIEKEQAKVTPGMVSDVADNPVPVKRGRGRPPKKKKKLAHLWSPVARGGSSPSKSNEDSPVRMSLRFKSPDIKPKASPAAPTSVGGINASRPLTRGALGKDFPSAKKRSWIDIEKELEPEPEFE, encoded by the exons ATGCCGGCTACAGACTCTGAACTCGCATCCATGGAGGTCCCTCATGCTGTGGAGGATGAGAAGGGGAGCTTGACTAACGTcccctcctcagctcctcctacTACCATCCCTGCTTCAATGCctccttttcctgctgctgtgactAATTTCACTGGTGAGACAGTGATTGAGAACAGAGCAGTCTCTATGGCAAGTAATGACTGCAGCTCGGCTCTCTCTTCACCAGCGGAAGCTAGCCCAGCTAAGCCTGTTGTAGCATCACCTACTATGTTTGAAGGGACTGCTGAAACAAGCCCAGCTACCTCACATATAACATCAGCGTCAGACTCGTTAAAATGCACAGGGACAAGTCTTGTCAACGTTTCAGAATCACAACCGTTGTCGTCCGTGTTGCCATCTACCACGTTTGGCAGTCCAGACCTGGGAAATGACATTTCTGCTGTGCTGACCTTCAAAggtgtcactgtcactctgGAGAATAACAGTGTGTGGAGGCAGTTCCACAGCTGTGGAACTGAGATGATTCTCACTAAACAGGGGCGCCGCATGTTCCCTTACTGCCGATATCGCCTGGCTGGCCTAGTTCCTGAGCGCAAGTACAGTCTGGTCCTGTCCATAGTTCCATCTGACCAGTACAAGTACCGCTGGAACAGATCCAAATGGGAGGTCAACGGACCAGCCGAACACCAGACCCAGGGTCTGGTCCGGGCCTTTTCCCACCATTACTCGCCGTGCAAAGGCTCGGAGTGGATGGGTGGCTTGGTGTCTTTCTATAAACTGAAACTGACCAATAATTCCCAAGACCAGGACGGACATATGATCCTACTCTCCATGCATCGGTACATTCCCAGGCTACATGTGATACCTGTCCCAGATGGGGTCGTAACCACATCTGACCAGCCTGTGGTTATGGGGGCTGAAAGCATGACCTTTACTTTTCCACAAACTGAATTTATGGCTGTGACGACTTATCAGAACTTTCGGATCACGCAGCTGAAGATTAATCACAACCCGTTTGCAAAAGGCTTTAGGGAGGACGGGAACAACTCCCGCCTAAACAGGGTCACAACAGAGGCTCAGCCTGCAGTGAAGACAGACACCCAGTCGcctgttttaaaacaaaatgagagcAAAGAAGAGGCTGTAGATCTGAG CACGAAGAACCACACCgtccctgcttctctctcaaATGCAGAAGACATTATACTGGTCCTGAAGCCCATAATGTCTCCACCTGCCACAAAGAAAGAACTCTATGTCCCCTGTTTAAGAGGCAAGCATGCCCTTGGTGAGCTTGTTCTTGTCCAAAAACGTCCACTCGTGGAACCTAAGGAAGAAAATCACACCGTCAGTTTAGCCCCTAAGTTGCAGGAAGGCTTCAAAGAAATGCCTAAAGCAGTACCCATAACTCCTACGGCCTCAATGTCTATGCCGACATCATTACCCAGGAACCgcaagagaaggaagaggatgaagagacgTTGGGCAAATTCCCACAGAAGATTTTGGAAAACCGCTGCCCCTCCCACAGTAGTCCACAGCCCATCGCTGACTGTCTCTTTGCAACCAGAGCTGGATGATGTAGAGGGCTTGCTGTTTGTGTCATTCACCTCAAAG GAAGCTCTTGACGTTCATGTCAGGAACAAGCCAGCCAATAGCCCAGCATCAGTATCTCCAGGTTCCCTGACGACTCAGAAGCAACTGAAGCAAACAG CTGAGGTGATGCCAGAGACTGATGAGGAGAAGATAGCCCGCTCGGAGGCTGTCCTGCTGCAGGACCTCAGACTTCTCAAGCACAGACAGGTCATCCATCCTGTGCTGCAGGCAG TGGGCTTGAAGTTGAGCTCTGTAGACGCCACTAAGTCCATTGACCTGCAGTATCTGGGGGTTCATCTGCCACTGCCTCCAGCCAACCTGCCAGAACAAGGCAATGCCACGGCTCTGTCTCTTGGCG ATAAGGGATTACCCTTCATCTCCAGGACAGGGAAGACAAGCgacatgacaaaaataaaaggatggaaaaacaagttcataaaaagcaaagaaacGTCTCCTTCTAACTGTGATG GATTACAGAAGAACCTATCTGCCTTCTGCAGCAACATGTTGGATGAGTACTTGGAAAGCGAAGCTCAGCAAATCAGTGAGCGGGCTGCTGCCTTCTCCACAAACCCAGAGGGCTCAGTGGCCTATCAGCTGCCCGCTAAAAGCTCCAGCTACGTGAAGACCCTGGACAGCGTACTCAAGCATCGAAACGCTGCTTCCAAATTCCCAGTGGGGGCCAATAGACCTTGTCCCCTTTCCCACAAACCCCTCCTCTACTCGGCCCTGACATCACCGGCTCCTCCCCTGGCCAGCCCTGCAACCCCTGTTCAAGCAGAGGCTCAGTCCATGCAGCAGTCAGCATCTTCACTTACGCGGCCGGGAGCTTCATGGACAATTGATGCAAATGGTGCTTTGGGGTCTAGTTACAATAGTGCTGTTTCACAGAG ATCATCTACTCACCACCCAGGGGTCAACCCGAGACCAGCAATGAGCTTTGGGCAGAACCAAGGGACGGCACACAAACCTTCAGGCCTCTATAAGTTCCAGTGCAAACTGTTTCAGATGGAGACTGGAGCCCTGAACCAGGGTCTGAACAGAACACAGCTGACCCCAGACAGactgtctgtggctctgtctGTAATCCTGACAAAAGAG ATGCAGCCCAAGCATATCTCGAAGGTGTTACAGTATCCTAACTATAAAGCTAGTACACCTGAATGTGGCCAGGAGTTCTGCAGACTGggctgtgtgtgttccagtctCCATCATGTGAACAGAGGTCCTCTCCACTGCCGGCGGCCTGAATGCATGTTTGGCTGTGCCTGCTTCAAACGTAAGATCACAAAGCAGATTTCCGTGGGAGAGAGTGAACAACAAGGCCAACCTTTGTACT CCATGACTAATACAGAACATGCGGTCCAGCCTCGCCCGGGCTCCCATGCAAAAAAACTGTGGAACTACAACATTCATGATGTGGATCCAGAGCCGCTCTCGGTCCCCAAAATTCCTCAGTGTTTTGTCCCGCCGAAGGCCCTAAAACACAACAGCGTGCCACGTCCAACGCCACCG ATACGAGAGGAGGACAAGGATCCAGTGTATAGATACTTGGAGAGCATGATGACATGTGCACGTGTTAGAGAGTTCAACAGCAAGCCTCCTCCTGAAGTTACCATAGAGCCAAAGATCCTTGAGCTGCAGAAGACGACCACTGACAACCTGCCGAGACACTACCACGGTACTATAAAGACTCTTAATAAAGCAG CAGAGAAGACCTGTCAGGAATCCACAGCCAGTGAAACAGAAGCAAGGAAGCAAATTCAGATCCAGTCAGCATGTCAGTGggacaaggaccacaaaatggTCCTGGAAGCTTTATGTCAACGCATGAATCAGAATAGGCTGTCTCAGCGTTTCTCCATTGGACCCTACCGCATCTGCCCAGTTGCCAAGATCTTCATGCAGAAGCCAAGCGGCTCCATCGTCACCTACAGG GTACGCATCAGTAAACCATCAAAAGCCAGTGATGACGAGGACGAAGAATTCGATGACAGCGATGAGGAAAATCTTGCCAATGAAAGCCTTGATGAAGGCatcaacacagaggaggaggaagatggtcAAACTGAACAGTCAGAGATGCAGTTTGGAGTCACACCCTTCCTGGGTGGAGTTTTACCTGCCGGCAGACTGAGAGCCAGGACCAAACCTGTTGGTTGCCAAGCATATGGACTAATACAG GTAAATGGCAAATCCTACAATCAGGCCAGACTGTTGCTGGGGAACATGGGATCTCTGCATCCAGCTAACCGCCTCGCAGCTTATGTCACAGGCCGACTGCACACTCCCGTCGACGTTTCTCGTAAAGACGCTCAGAAACCAGACCCTacgaagaaaaacaacactccGGGTACTCTGCACACAAAAGCTGCAGGCACAGTAGTCCCTTCAATTATCACTGCAAGGAGAACCACGGTTTCGAAGACACCACCAG tTCAATTCCAGCCCGACTCTCAGAGAAAAGGATCCATCACCTTGCCGCAGCGTTCACAAAACTCCTCCACCATTAGCTCCATCCAGTCATTTGTCTCGAGCCAGCGCAGCTCGGTCAGTCCCTTCCAGAGCAGCTCCACGTCCTCGCCTGTCTCTCTCACCGTCTCCCCCTCACTGAAAACCCCCAGCTTCCTGGGACAGAGCGGGACCTATTCATTCCGGATCTTCCCTCCAGCCAACCAGAGCACCAGAAACCAGAAGCTACCAGGAGTTACCTTACCAGGGGGCTTCACCCTCATTCAGCTCCCAAAGCACGGAGCTGATAGAGCTACGCAACAATCAGAAACTGTAAACACTACAAAAATGGCCAGTATGGATAAAGCCCCACCACAAGCAGCTGTTCTGGATGCAAATTTGCCAGGTTTGGACACTCTTAATGAAGGTAAAGACCAATCAAGCAGCAGATCGGTGGAGCCTGGCTCCTCACCTGAGCTAACGTGTGACGAGAAGATGCCTTCAGATGAGAGTGATGAAGCCAATGGCAAGCAGGTGGAGCCAAACCTGGATATCACTTCAGAAGGCTTAAGCTCCGACTCCTCAGACTACTGTGGGGCGGGTGACGAAGAT GAGGAGTCAGTGGACGTTGAGACTGTagaggaagtaaaacaagaaatGGCCATCGCAAAAATGAAGGAAGCCATTATGAAGGCATTACGGGAGTCACG TGATTCCAGTGATGATTTTGGATCAGCGAGGGAACTCAACATCCAG GACACTGAACACAATGAATCTAAGGACAAGAGGCGAAAGAACCACACAGTGCTAGAAAGGCAAAGGCGCTCTGAACAGCGGGACCTCTTCGACAAACTCCAGACTGTCCTTCACAGTGACCCCAGGGCCCCCAGGCTCCGTCTCCTCTCACTG gCTCTAAAGGAAATCCAGAACCTGGTTCAGACCTCCAAAtgtctggaggaggagaagaagagccTGACTCAGATGCAGTCTGTCTATTTGAAGGAGCTTTCGCTTTTGTCTG GGAAGTCAGAGGTGCAGATTAAACACAAGCTGAGAGACATCTTCAAGAggcagaaaatgagagagaagacaATGAACTGGAGGCCTTTCTTTTCCCACCTGCTCGAGTCCAAAGCTGCTCTCGTGCAACTCACCACTCCCCAGTCCAAGTCTGAGAACCAGCAGGAGGCACCTGGAACCTCATCCACATCCCCATTGCCTAATGCCCAAAGCTCCACTGCTTGCGCTCCACAGCCCTttgctcttcctctgtttcGCTCTAAGACTGGCAGAATCATACTTCCCTCATCTCTCAGACCAA CCGGTCAAGGCTTCTATACACTCATGCTTGTGAAAGCCAATCAGAAGGAAGAGGGTAAGGTTAGTATTTCAGCTAATTTGCAGAATAACCAGGCGAAGGGATTCTCTGCACCTGCCCACCCTTCAGGCACAGAACACAGGAAGGTTTTGGAGGAGGACAAAACTGCGTCTTCAGATTCTGATCCAAAGCCCCCGGCTGAGCATGCTCTCCTTAACAAATCAATCCATGTGCCTTCAGGGACTGTGAAAGCTGAGGAGAACAGCCAGGAGGGGGGCACAGTGGGGGGTTTGAACAAAACACTGGAAGCTGTGCATCATAGACGTAGTTCTGTCAAG